Proteins from a genomic interval of Paenibacillus lentus:
- a CDS encoding ABC transporter substrate-binding protein: protein MKKKFLAMSFSLVLLMGLLSACGGGNNAANNGANGAASEGGNADTSKPVTINMFTASPEYTDAFNAYIEEYKKVKPNVTINLEIMQADYNTVLKSRIAAGSTPDVFQTTAGGDIDTYAEYSADLTSEPLAAAMTDAVRSNMSSSDGKVLGLPVKGNLFTLIYNKDLLEQAGITQVPATTAELEDAIAKLEAEGITPFANAYKEWWVWKHVFQHFVDAAAKDASMSAKDLVDSFITGNTTFAEHPVLANNFFEFIDLTIEHGTDKPLERDSNAQVSDFASGKAAFMTGKGAWDEEAIKKINPDINIGISGYPVSDKAEQSVIITGADQALRIYKDSKVANETIEFFNWLYTSDYGKNWFSSVAKVIPPIKDAPLPDLDMPKQMEEILQVQPSGDLAVNYSLDTFHQKFGELMQAYIGGSQSKEQTITEIQKAWIQLGSAE from the coding sequence ATGAAGAAGAAATTTCTGGCTATGTCATTCAGTTTGGTGCTGTTAATGGGACTTTTGTCGGCCTGTGGTGGCGGCAATAATGCAGCCAACAATGGGGCGAACGGTGCAGCAAGTGAAGGCGGCAACGCAGATACCTCTAAACCCGTGACGATTAACATGTTTACGGCTTCTCCAGAATACACAGATGCATTTAATGCTTATATCGAAGAGTACAAAAAAGTTAAGCCTAATGTAACGATCAACCTGGAAATAATGCAGGCCGACTACAACACGGTACTGAAATCCAGAATTGCTGCAGGCAGCACGCCAGACGTATTCCAAACGACAGCCGGTGGCGATATCGACACCTATGCGGAGTATAGTGCGGATTTGACGTCTGAACCGCTCGCGGCGGCAATGACGGATGCTGTACGTTCGAATATGTCTTCTTCGGATGGTAAAGTGCTGGGCCTCCCCGTCAAAGGCAACCTGTTCACGTTGATTTATAACAAAGATTTGCTTGAACAAGCCGGTATTACGCAAGTGCCTGCAACGACGGCTGAATTGGAGGATGCTATCGCCAAGCTTGAAGCAGAAGGCATCACGCCATTTGCCAATGCTTATAAAGAGTGGTGGGTATGGAAGCATGTGTTCCAACACTTCGTGGATGCGGCAGCTAAAGATGCAAGCATGAGCGCGAAAGATTTGGTTGATAGCTTCATCACCGGCAACACGACGTTTGCCGAACATCCAGTTTTGGCTAATAACTTCTTTGAGTTCATTGATCTGACAATTGAACACGGAACGGACAAGCCTCTTGAGCGCGACAGCAACGCACAAGTCAGTGACTTTGCCTCCGGCAAGGCTGCATTTATGACAGGTAAAGGCGCTTGGGATGAGGAAGCGATTAAGAAAATCAATCCGGACATCAACATCGGAATCTCTGGCTACCCTGTAAGCGACAAAGCCGAGCAATCCGTTATTATTACAGGCGCTGACCAAGCTCTGCGCATTTACAAAGATTCCAAAGTAGCCAATGAAACCATCGAGTTCTTTAACTGGCTGTATACTTCAGATTACGGTAAGAACTGGTTCTCTAGCGTAGCGAAGGTTATTCCTCCAATCAAGGATGCTCCGCTGCCAGACTTGGATATGCCAAAACAAATGGAAGAAATTCTGCAAGTGCAGCCGTCCGGCGATTTGGCCGTCAACTATTCACTGGATACGTTCCATCAAAAATTCGGTGAGCTGATGCAAGCTTATATTGGCGGAAGTCAATCCAAAGAACAAACCATTACCGAGATTCAAAAAGCGTGGATTCAACTCGGGTCTGCGGAATAA
- a CDS encoding LysR family transcriptional regulator — translation MIVDTLRVFVTVAEQRHFSKAAELLNLSQPGVSQHIRNMENELGTKLMLRSPKQVKLTEEGIILYRKAKQILGLYEEAKQQIHLLHEVVSGSIQVGASFTIGEYILPRLLAKFATQYPEVDLQLTIGNTEEIVSGIRTNDLDLALVEGSVDNHPDLIITPYMQDEMIIVAASSHPLASLATIAPADLTDQNWIIREPGSGTRAFSDHFLEANGLTVKRSYVFNSSQGVKEAVAAGLGIAVLSRLTVRKELQNGDLAELAVSGPAMKRELSVIRNKHSSLTLAVQMFQQKVQEQQQSAELPCDMLSLHDQA, via the coding sequence ATGATCGTCGACACCCTGCGTGTCTTTGTTACGGTTGCCGAACAACGTCATTTCTCAAAGGCCGCAGAACTTCTAAACTTATCCCAACCTGGCGTAAGCCAGCATATTCGAAATATGGAAAACGAGCTTGGCACGAAATTAATGCTGCGTTCACCAAAGCAAGTAAAATTGACGGAGGAAGGGATCATATTATACCGTAAGGCCAAGCAAATCCTAGGATTGTACGAGGAAGCCAAGCAGCAAATTCATCTGTTGCATGAAGTGGTATCCGGATCGATCCAGGTCGGCGCGAGCTTTACGATTGGAGAATATATTTTACCGCGATTGCTAGCTAAGTTTGCCACCCAATACCCAGAGGTCGATCTGCAATTGACCATTGGCAATACGGAGGAAATTGTATCTGGAATTCGAACCAACGATCTTGATCTGGCGCTCGTAGAGGGCAGTGTAGACAACCACCCGGATTTAATCATTACTCCCTACATGCAGGATGAAATGATTATTGTTGCAGCCTCCAGCCATCCACTAGCTTCATTAGCGACGATAGCCCCGGCGGATTTAACGGATCAGAACTGGATCATTCGGGAGCCCGGCTCTGGCACGCGCGCATTCAGCGATCATTTCCTGGAAGCGAACGGATTAACTGTTAAGCGTTCATATGTATTCAACAGCAGCCAAGGCGTTAAAGAAGCAGTGGCGGCAGGCCTGGGAATCGCCGTGCTTTCCCGCCTAACGGTTCGTAAAGAGCTTCAAAACGGAGATCTCGCAGAACTTGCGGTAAGCGGACCGGCTATGAAGCGGGAGCTGTCTGTTATTCGCAACAAACACAGCTCCCTCACTTTGGCGGTACAAATGTTTCAGCAGAAGGTTCAGGAACAGCAGCAATCAGCGGAGCTGCCCTGCGACATGCTTTCCCTCCACGACCAGGCATAA
- a CDS encoding YeiH family protein: MAQTVQSQTQTVPFKRRRGPGFVHGVGLTVLLAIAAKYLSSLPLLSVMGHLVIAIMLGLVWRAVIGVPEYAAGGISFSSKKLLRFGIILLGMRLNLQSIVQAGPKMFTMAIIHITFTIAVVWGLAKWLKIPGKLGILTACGTAICGAAAVVAIAPQIKAKDEETAIGAAVVAMLGTLFTLIYSLIYPVIGLSAQGYGVLSGATLHEIAHVIAAAAPAGNEAEDIAVVAKLTRVAMLVPVSLLLGMWMNRKERRENEAVGQTEVEVSRQCSIQIPWFILGFLLMSGVNTLGIISERASGIIVAVAYMLIAVAMAGLGLGVDVAVFRRLGIRPFWAGLIGSIALSVLGYGSLYLLNLN, translated from the coding sequence ATGGCACAGACAGTACAGTCACAGACCCAAACCGTACCGTTCAAACGGAGGCGAGGCCCCGGATTTGTGCATGGAGTCGGATTAACAGTACTGCTTGCGATAGCGGCGAAATATTTGTCTTCTCTGCCGCTATTAAGCGTAATGGGACATCTCGTGATTGCTATTATGCTAGGTTTAGTTTGGAGAGCCGTTATCGGTGTACCAGAGTACGCTGCTGGCGGCATTTCCTTTTCCAGTAAGAAACTGCTTCGTTTCGGGATTATTTTGCTCGGTATGAGGCTTAATTTACAAAGTATTGTTCAGGCGGGTCCTAAGATGTTTACGATGGCTATCATTCATATTACCTTTACGATCGCAGTCGTTTGGGGGCTAGCTAAATGGCTGAAGATCCCGGGTAAGCTCGGCATTCTAACGGCGTGCGGAACTGCAATCTGCGGGGCGGCTGCGGTTGTCGCGATAGCGCCGCAAATTAAGGCAAAAGATGAGGAAACGGCTATTGGGGCCGCAGTTGTTGCTATGCTAGGTACGCTATTCACTTTGATTTATAGTCTAATATATCCTGTGATAGGATTATCCGCCCAAGGTTATGGGGTACTCTCAGGGGCTACCTTGCATGAAATTGCCCATGTTATCGCAGCAGCCGCCCCTGCAGGAAACGAGGCTGAAGATATCGCAGTCGTTGCCAAGCTGACACGGGTAGCTATGCTTGTGCCTGTCTCTCTCCTACTGGGCATGTGGATGAATCGAAAGGAACGGAGAGAGAATGAAGCAGTAGGACAGACGGAGGTCGAAGTATCCCGTCAGTGTTCCATTCAGATCCCTTGGTTCATTCTTGGATTTCTGTTGATGAGCGGGGTGAATACGCTGGGGATTATTTCGGAACGTGCATCGGGAATAATTGTAGCAGTAGCCTACATGTTGATTGCCGTTGCTATGGCTGGGCTGGGCCTAGGCGTGGATGTCGCTGTGTTCCGCCGATTAGGGATCAGACCTTTTTGGGCCGGGCTAATCGGGTCGATCGCATTGTCGGTGCTAGGTTATGGATCTTTGTATTTGTTGAATTTGAATTGA
- a CDS encoding transposase, translated as MYILQESLFSFEELQKLEFKERLPIFFSALDLRPYAKELRSHSPRGADGHCRQGILRALLAAPLENMDTFSGLHRRLDMDLRFRYQCGLRLDRKAPSIATLSRVFTELTNKGLAKRLFEDLVTRCKQEGIIDGSHVAMDSAAIHAYEKKQPKRKSELTGNANWGAKFDSFGNKVKWFGYKLHLAVDTASELPLALSVTPAHVNDGDLAPALMEQVAADAKVKFFVFDAGYDQLKNYEAARKLKAQAIIPMNLRNEKEPPAGITSNGTPCCSMGFAMTYWGVDGDHLKFRCPHATGKVDCPLGMAACSSSNYGMVLKVDTKSDLRRYSSPHRNTKRWQELYKERTSVERCNSRMKTYLTADAMHVWGIEKVITHQYLNAIVLLASALAMAQKYRKVAA; from the coding sequence ATGTATATTCTACAAGAAAGTCTATTTTCCTTTGAAGAACTTCAAAAACTTGAATTTAAAGAACGTTTGCCTATCTTCTTCAGCGCCCTGGACTTACGGCCATATGCTAAAGAATTGAGAAGTCATTCACCCCGAGGTGCCGATGGGCACTGCCGACAAGGGATTCTTCGCGCATTGCTTGCAGCGCCGCTGGAGAACATGGATACATTTAGCGGCTTGCATCGTCGTCTGGATATGGATCTTCGTTTCCGTTACCAATGCGGACTCAGGCTTGATCGAAAAGCTCCATCAATCGCCACATTAAGCCGCGTTTTCACTGAGCTAACGAATAAGGGATTGGCAAAACGTCTGTTTGAGGATCTCGTCACACGCTGTAAGCAGGAAGGAATCATCGATGGAAGTCACGTGGCGATGGACAGCGCAGCGATCCATGCCTACGAGAAGAAACAGCCGAAGCGCAAAAGTGAGCTGACGGGGAATGCCAACTGGGGCGCGAAGTTTGACTCCTTTGGTAACAAGGTCAAGTGGTTCGGCTATAAGCTTCATCTTGCTGTCGACACCGCTAGCGAACTGCCCCTGGCCCTCTCGGTTACACCGGCTCATGTCAATGACGGTGATCTGGCACCCGCTCTTATGGAACAAGTGGCTGCCGATGCGAAAGTGAAGTTCTTTGTGTTTGATGCTGGGTATGACCAACTTAAAAACTATGAAGCGGCACGGAAGCTCAAAGCGCAAGCGATTATCCCGATGAATCTTCGCAATGAGAAGGAACCGCCTGCAGGTATAACATCTAACGGTACACCTTGCTGCTCCATGGGTTTTGCCATGACATACTGGGGAGTAGATGGCGATCACCTGAAATTCCGGTGTCCCCATGCGACCGGCAAGGTGGATTGTCCGCTGGGGATGGCAGCCTGTTCATCTTCCAACTATGGAATGGTGCTCAAGGTTGATACAAAAAGCGATTTGCGCCGTTATTCAAGTCCGCACCGGAACACGAAACGTTGGCAAGAACTTTACAAAGAAAGAACGAGTGTAGAACGCTGCAACTCCCGAATGAAAACCTATTTGACCGCAGACGCCATGCATGTTTGGGGCATAGAGAAAGTCATAACTCACCAATATTTAAATGCAATTGTATTGCTGGCTTCTGCCCTGGCAATGGCTCAGAAATACAGAAAAGTCGCTGCTTAA
- a CDS encoding SDR family NAD(P)-dependent oxidoreductase, translating to MTSNGKQQKTALITGGSRGIGKAITLEFAKSGIHVMINYYGDDKEAADVKRQAESYGVRAEVFHADVSDSAQVKEMFAAIDEQFGRLDILVNNAGIAQAVKITEMTDEHWDRMLKIHLYGAFYTSREAATRMLAQKEGKIINVTSDLANQGGAELAHYSAAKGGITSMTKSLAKELAPYVLVNAVAPGGTFSDIRSSLEEGEHKHDSRNLLGRLAFPQEIARSVMFLASDDANIYTGQVLGANGGSVMNG from the coding sequence ATGACCAGCAACGGAAAACAACAAAAAACCGCCCTCATTACGGGTGGAAGCCGGGGAATCGGCAAAGCAATTACATTAGAGTTCGCTAAATCCGGTATTCATGTCATGATTAATTACTACGGTGATGACAAGGAAGCTGCTGATGTCAAGCGTCAGGCAGAGTCCTACGGAGTTCGCGCAGAGGTATTCCATGCTGATGTCAGCGACTCAGCCCAGGTTAAAGAAATGTTCGCAGCGATTGACGAACAATTCGGCAGATTGGACATCCTGGTAAACAATGCGGGCATTGCTCAAGCGGTAAAAATCACCGAGATGACCGACGAGCATTGGGATCGCATGCTTAAAATCCACCTTTACGGTGCATTCTATACTTCCCGTGAGGCAGCGACCCGAATGCTGGCACAAAAGGAAGGAAAAATAATCAACGTCACGTCTGATTTAGCCAACCAGGGCGGAGCCGAGCTCGCCCATTATTCCGCAGCAAAGGGTGGTATTACTTCCATGACCAAATCACTGGCAAAAGAGCTGGCCCCCTACGTACTCGTCAATGCAGTCGCTCCCGGCGGAACTTTCTCCGATATCCGTTCTTCGCTGGAAGAGGGCGAACACAAGCACGATTCGCGGAATCTGCTGGGCCGGTTAGCATTCCCTCAGGAAATCGCCAGATCGGTAATGTTCCTCGCTTCGGACGACGCTAATATTTACACGGGCCAAGTGCTAGGAGCAAATGGCGGCAGCGTGATGAACGGCTAA
- a CDS encoding NCS2 family permease, which translates to MNKALDKYFKLNQHGTNVKTEVLAGITTFLAMAYILVVNPAILSAAGIPFNQVFMATVISAVIGTLFMALFAKHPIAIAPGMGLNAYFTSVVASTGLTYQTILGTVFIAGLLFLLLSLTPLREALIRAIPDSLKFGITAGIGLFIAFLGLRMSGIVVANPDNLVTFGDLHRSVTLLTIFGLFVTLILLARRVTGALFIGMALTALVGYFTGQLSFDGIVSAPPVPVFFDMDVPGVFSQGLYATVFAFLLVTLFDTTGTLIGVAEQTGAMKNGEFPRAKSALLADATATTVGSLFGTSPTTAYIESTTGVAAGGRTGLTSLVVAVLLMLSMFVSPLVGAISSLPAITAPALIIVGCFMMEGLARIQWKQFDEAFPAFAILLMMPLTASIATGIAVGFITYPVLKLACGKGKEVHPLLYIFGLVFIVQLAFFPAH; encoded by the coding sequence ATGAACAAGGCATTGGATAAATATTTCAAGCTGAATCAGCATGGCACAAATGTAAAAACCGAGGTGCTGGCAGGCATTACAACCTTTCTCGCTATGGCCTATATTCTGGTTGTGAATCCGGCGATCCTTTCTGCAGCAGGCATTCCATTCAATCAAGTCTTCATGGCCACCGTCATTTCCGCGGTGATCGGTACTCTCTTTATGGCTCTGTTTGCCAAGCATCCGATTGCCATCGCACCGGGTATGGGGCTTAACGCTTACTTTACGAGTGTAGTTGCTTCGACGGGTTTAACTTATCAGACCATACTCGGTACGGTTTTTATAGCAGGGCTCCTGTTCCTCTTGTTGAGTCTTACGCCGCTGCGGGAAGCACTGATACGGGCGATCCCCGATTCGCTTAAGTTCGGAATTACAGCGGGGATCGGCCTGTTTATTGCTTTTCTCGGACTACGGATGTCAGGGATCGTGGTTGCAAATCCCGATAATCTGGTTACCTTCGGGGATTTGCATCGTTCGGTTACACTACTGACGATCTTCGGTCTGTTCGTGACCTTGATTCTGTTGGCACGTCGGGTTACTGGGGCGCTATTTATCGGAATGGCGCTCACTGCGTTGGTTGGCTATTTCACGGGTCAGTTGTCATTCGACGGGATTGTGTCGGCCCCGCCTGTGCCTGTGTTTTTCGATATGGATGTGCCTGGTGTCTTCAGCCAAGGGCTGTATGCGACGGTGTTCGCCTTCCTGCTCGTCACGCTCTTTGATACGACCGGGACATTGATTGGTGTAGCGGAGCAGACGGGGGCGATGAAGAACGGAGAATTTCCGCGGGCTAAATCCGCATTACTGGCCGATGCGACGGCTACGACCGTTGGTTCTCTGTTTGGGACAAGCCCGACGACGGCCTACATTGAATCCACTACGGGCGTAGCGGCAGGGGGGCGAACTGGACTGACCTCGCTGGTCGTAGCTGTATTGCTGATGCTGTCCATGTTTGTTTCTCCGCTGGTTGGGGCTATTTCCTCGCTGCCAGCGATCACAGCTCCAGCCCTGATTATTGTGGGCTGTTTCATGATGGAAGGGCTAGCGAGAATTCAATGGAAACAATTTGATGAAGCCTTCCCGGCTTTTGCTATCCTACTGATGATGCCGCTCACCGCGAGCATCGCCACAGGTATTGCCGTTGGCTTTATTACTTATCCTGTTCTTAAGCTAGCTTGCGGGAAGGGCAAGGAAGTTCATCCACTGCTCTATATTTTCGGGCTGGTGTTCATCGTTCAGTTGGCGTTTTTCCCGGCACATTAA
- a CDS encoding antibiotic biosynthesis monooxygenase family protein yields MWVESKTITIKEGFEDQIVQKFSGEGAIEKFPGFIDLSVLVQKPRKGEQQIQILIRWESEAHWKAWEKSDVHIEGHRRQRQQGRPEYVLSSAHAAYEVKAVKGPAQ; encoded by the coding sequence ATGTGGGTTGAATCGAAAACGATCACCATCAAAGAAGGCTTCGAGGATCAAATCGTGCAAAAGTTTAGCGGAGAAGGTGCCATTGAGAAATTTCCTGGATTTATAGATCTTAGCGTGCTCGTCCAAAAGCCAAGAAAGGGAGAACAGCAAATCCAAATCCTCATTCGTTGGGAATCGGAGGCCCACTGGAAAGCTTGGGAAAAGAGCGATGTACATATCGAAGGCCACCGACGACAAAGACAGCAAGGCAGGCCTGAATACGTGCTCAGTTCAGCGCATGCCGCATACGAAGTCAAAGCCGTCAAAGGGCCTGCTCAGTAG
- a CDS encoding sensor domain-containing diguanylate cyclase codes for MHKEAELIHQKNILMLKILWGFFTIANIINLLVEGKLAPVYPLAGLILLTLLTGVVLQKRWPSFTMMLTVCFLFVFFYFLITGDPYLPNFIFMALAPLLSLFYHDFRAVLLSGILFILSSIYYFFAYQDVLFPGFQGREVSYLISFGAFITVFSIIHTRLTRSLWRRAGQSEERLRTILDSVSIGIWTFDLSTMQIEVSDGFEQLTGFSPKVFQTNSQQINEMIYPEDREIFKEFQQEMIFGRSSAICEYRIVCRNGTVKWVQNRGMPYFNHLNHMVRLEGVMIDITDRKQMEETIEHLAYHDELTGLPNRTLFSKRFEEYANQGKFSLAILFIDLNDFKEVNDTFGHDAGDLLLKDIAGRLTSIVREQDMVCRLGGDEFLVLLVDIDESRVVKVADRIKASLSEGYLYQGYRLTAGASIGFCVAPSGTGDLEEMIRQADEAMYGAKKSRVRQYLSQQEKVASHEI; via the coding sequence ATGCATAAAGAAGCTGAACTAATTCATCAAAAAAATATATTGATGCTGAAAATATTATGGGGATTTTTCACAATTGCTAATATTATTAACTTGCTTGTGGAAGGGAAATTAGCGCCGGTATACCCGCTTGCCGGGCTCATCCTGTTAACGCTGCTGACCGGCGTGGTCTTGCAGAAGCGCTGGCCCTCATTTACGATGATGCTGACGGTATGCTTCCTCTTTGTATTTTTCTACTTTTTGATCACAGGAGATCCTTATTTACCAAATTTTATATTTATGGCGCTTGCCCCTCTTCTAAGTTTATTCTATCATGACTTCCGGGCAGTACTCCTATCAGGGATTTTGTTCATCCTTTCTTCAATCTATTATTTCTTTGCTTACCAAGACGTACTTTTTCCAGGTTTTCAGGGAAGGGAAGTATCCTACTTAATTTCTTTTGGTGCTTTTATAACGGTATTTTCGATCATTCATACAAGGCTTACGCGGAGTTTATGGCGCCGTGCAGGGCAGAGTGAGGAGCGATTGAGAACGATATTGGATAGCGTGTCGATCGGGATCTGGACGTTTGATTTAAGCACGATGCAAATAGAAGTTTCGGATGGATTCGAACAGTTGACGGGATTCTCTCCGAAGGTGTTTCAAACGAATTCGCAGCAGATTAATGAAATGATCTATCCTGAAGATAGAGAGATATTTAAGGAATTTCAGCAGGAGATGATTTTCGGTCGGAGCAGCGCAATATGCGAATATCGCATCGTTTGCCGTAACGGTACGGTGAAATGGGTGCAGAACCGCGGCATGCCGTATTTCAACCATTTAAATCACATGGTGCGCTTGGAAGGCGTTATGATCGATATAACTGATCGGAAGCAGATGGAAGAGACCATTGAGCATCTTGCTTATCATGACGAACTAACAGGGCTGCCGAATCGTACGCTGTTTAGCAAGAGGTTTGAGGAATATGCAAATCAGGGAAAGTTTTCGCTTGCGATTCTCTTTATTGATTTGAATGATTTCAAGGAAGTGAATGATACCTTTGGGCATGATGCCGGAGATTTGCTGCTAAAGGATATTGCGGGAAGGCTGACCAGCATTGTCCGCGAACAGGATATGGTATGCCGCCTTGGTGGGGACGAGTTTCTGGTGCTGCTTGTGGATATAGATGAGAGCCGCGTTGTTAAGGTGGCTGATCGAATCAAGGCGAGTCTGTCTGAAGGATACTTGTATCAGGGCTATCGGCTCACCGCCGGGGCAAGCATTGGCTTCTGTGTGGCACCGAGCGGTACAGGAGATTTGGAGGAAATGATCCGGCAGGCGGATGAAGCGATGTATGGTGCGAAGAAAAGTAGAGTGCGCCAGTATTTATCGCAGCAGGAGAAGGTAGCTTCCCATGAAATATAG